A portion of the Lolium rigidum isolate FL_2022 chromosome 1, APGP_CSIRO_Lrig_0.1, whole genome shotgun sequence genome contains these proteins:
- the LOC124683742 gene encoding UDP-glycosyltransferase 76B1-like, protein MASFQEASNGDGRRRPLGRRVLVFPLPFQGHINPMLQLADVLHSRGLAVTVVHTRFNALDPALHPEFTFVAVPDGIPADVPASGSVISIILAMNAAMEEPGAVRDALASVLGDKEKPTAACLFIDANLLAVQKAATAIGLPTMVLRSASAACFSCFLAYPMLHQNGYLPPKESQLYTPVKELPPLRVRDLFFSSSSNHEMMRKVLSRATEAVMNSKALVINTFDALETAELERIRRELDSAVVLAVGPLHKLSARSTGSSLLREDRSCIDWLDTQPTGSVLYVSFGSLASMDAAELLEVAWGLANSGQPFLWVVRRDLVRGSDGSDLPEGFALAVEGRGKVIPWAPQQEVLAHPAVGAFWTHNGWNSTLEGISEGLPMICRPQFADQMMNTRYVEAAWGVGFELDGELKRNKIEDAVRKLMKGAKGVVARERAQKLKKKVESCLENGGSSLLAIDKLIGQILSL, encoded by the exons ATGGCCAGTTTCCAAGAAGCATCCAATGGCGACGGCCGGAGACGGCCACTCGGGCGCCGGGTGCTTGTGTTCCCGCTGCCGTTCCAGGGCCACATCAACCCGATGCTGCAGCTCGCCGACGTGCTGCACTCCCGGGGCCTTGCCGTCACCGTCGTCCACACCCGTTTCAACGCGCTGGACCCCGCCCTCCACCCTGAGTTCACGTTCGTTGCCGTGCCCGACGGCATCCCTGCGGACGTCCCCGCCTCGGGGAGCGTCATCtccatcatcctcgccatgaacgCTGCCATGGAGGAGCCGGGGGCCGTCCGCGACGCCCTCGCATCGGTGCTCGGGGATAAGGAGAAGCCCACGGCCGCGTGCCTGTTCATCGACGCCAACCTCCTGGCCGTGCAGAAGGCCGCCACGGCGATCGGGCTCCCGACCATGGTGCTGCGCTCCGCCAGCGCCGCCTGCTTCAGCTGCTTCCTCGCATATCCCATGCTCCACCAAAACGGTTATCTGCCTCCCAAAG AATCGCAGCTCTACACGCCGGTGAAGGAGCTGCCGCCGCTGCGTGTCAGGGACCTGTTCTTCTCGAGCAGCAGCAACCATGAAATGATGCGTAAAGTTCTGTCCAGAGCGACTGAAGCAGTGATGAACTCAAAAGCCCTCGTCATCAACACGTTCGACGCACTCGAAACCGCCGAGCTTGAGAGGATCCGAAGGGAGCTAGACAGCGCCGTCGTGCTCGCGGTCGGCCCACTACACAAGCTCTCCGCCCGGAGCACCGGGAGCAGCTTGCTGCGCGAGGACCGTAGCTGCATCGATTGGCTGGACACGCAACCCACAGGGTCCGTGCTGTACGTGAGCTTTGGAAGCCTGGCGTCCATGGACGCCGCGGAGCTCCTGGAGGTCGCTTGGGGATTGGCCAACAGTGGCCAGCCCTTCCTATGGGTTGTTCGACGTGACCTCGTGCGAGGATCAGACGGATCCGATCTGCCGGAGGGGTTTGCTCTCGCCGTGGAGGGAAGGGGCAAGGTGATCCCGTGGGCCCCGCAGCAGGAGGTGCTGGCCCACCCTGCAGTGGGTGCGTTTTGGACGCACAATGGCTGGAACTCGACACTGGAGGGCATCAGCGAGGGTCTCCCCATGATCTGCAGGCCTCAGTTCGCGGACCAAATGATGAACACGAGATATGTGGAGGCGGCGTGGGGTGTAGGGTTCGAGCTTGATGGTGAGTTGAAGAGAAACAAAATCGAGGACGCAGTTCGGAAGCTTATGAAGGGCGCCAAGGGAGTGGTTGCAAGGGAAAGAGCGCAAAAGctaaagaagaaggtggagtcttgTTTAGAGAATGGCGGGTCTTCTCTGCTAGCTATTGATAAGTTGATTGGGCAAATATTGTCTCTGTAA